A single genomic interval of Methyloceanibacter caenitepidi harbors:
- a CDS encoding type I secretion system permease/ATPase, whose amino-acid sequence MKSGGLFPLVTSAGYPNAQRSEIAQALARCRSALVSVGLFSALINMLMLTGPLFMLQVYDRVLPSGSVPTLVGLAVLTVALYAFQTLLEGIRARVLVRIGASLDESLSSRAYTLVAQLPLLARVQGDGLQPVRDLDQIRNFLSSAGPTAFFDLPWIPLYLGICFLFHPLIGIAAVVGGVILFTVTLAAELLTRDPARRVSALGAKRNANLEATRRNAEVVHAMGMGGRLCDRFASTNSEYLDVNRRVSDIGGGLGTLSRGVRLLIQSVVLGLGAYLVIMQDASPGIIIASSILVSRALSPVELAVGNWKGFVAARQSWARLSKTLEMIPTNGELLELPQPRKTLSVASASIVAPAGGRTILQDITFDLKAGDALGVIGPSASGKSSLARMLVGVWRPVRGNVCLDGAALDQWSSEILGRYVGYLPQSVELFDGTVAENIARFERDPSPEQVLGAAMAAGVHDLILSLPDGYETEIGESGVMLSAGQRQRVALARALYGDPFLVVLDEPNSNLDEEGDQALAAAIMSIRNRGGVAIVIAHRPSAIAACDQVLILINGRLQRIGPKNEILRGLVRPAAE is encoded by the coding sequence ATGAAATCAGGCGGGTTATTTCCATTGGTGACTAGTGCCGGCTATCCAAACGCGCAGCGTTCCGAAATTGCCCAGGCGCTGGCACGTTGCCGCAGCGCACTGGTGAGCGTCGGGCTGTTTAGCGCACTAATTAATATGCTGATGCTAACCGGCCCGCTCTTCATGCTCCAAGTCTACGACAGGGTGCTGCCAAGCGGGAGCGTGCCGACCCTCGTGGGCTTAGCCGTTCTAACGGTCGCGCTCTATGCGTTTCAGACTCTCCTGGAGGGTATCCGCGCACGTGTGCTGGTTCGCATCGGGGCATCCCTCGATGAAAGTCTGTCCTCACGCGCATACACCCTCGTCGCGCAGCTTCCGTTGCTTGCTCGGGTTCAGGGAGACGGTCTACAGCCGGTTCGCGATCTCGATCAAATAAGGAACTTTCTGTCGAGCGCAGGGCCGACAGCGTTCTTCGACCTTCCATGGATCCCACTCTATCTTGGTATCTGTTTTCTTTTTCATCCATTGATCGGAATTGCGGCTGTCGTGGGCGGCGTCATTCTCTTCACGGTTACGCTCGCCGCTGAGCTCCTGACACGAGACCCAGCCAGACGCGTTTCCGCGCTCGGTGCGAAACGCAATGCCAATCTCGAAGCCACGAGACGGAATGCGGAAGTTGTCCATGCAATGGGCATGGGCGGGCGGCTCTGCGACCGCTTCGCATCGACGAATAGCGAGTATTTGGATGTTAATCGGCGAGTGTCCGACATCGGGGGAGGACTCGGCACGCTTTCGCGAGGAGTGCGGCTCCTTATCCAATCGGTCGTGCTTGGTCTCGGTGCATATCTTGTCATTATGCAGGACGCGAGTCCGGGAATCATTATCGCGAGTTCGATTCTCGTTTCCCGCGCCTTGTCGCCCGTGGAACTGGCGGTGGGGAACTGGAAGGGATTCGTCGCTGCCCGACAGTCATGGGCGCGCCTAAGCAAGACGCTGGAGATGATTCCGACAAACGGCGAACTGCTTGAGCTTCCCCAACCCCGCAAGACGCTCTCCGTAGCGAGCGCCTCGATTGTCGCGCCGGCCGGCGGTCGAACCATCCTGCAGGACATCACGTTCGACCTGAAAGCGGGGGATGCGCTGGGGGTCATTGGACCGAGCGCTTCGGGAAAATCTTCCCTGGCGAGAATGCTCGTTGGCGTTTGGCGTCCGGTACGAGGCAATGTGTGTCTCGATGGAGCCGCCCTAGACCAATGGTCCTCCGAAATACTTGGTCGGTATGTCGGGTACCTGCCGCAAAGTGTCGAACTGTTTGACGGAACGGTGGCGGAGAACATCGCGCGCTTTGAGCGAGATCCATCGCCAGAGCAGGTACTTGGCGCCGCGATGGCTGCCGGTGTGCACGATCTCATTCTCTCGCTTCCCGATGGATACGAGACGGAGATTGGCGAATCTGGCGTCATGCTGTCGGCGGGGCAGCGGCAGCGTGTGGCGCTCGCCAGGGCGCTGTATGGCGATCCATTTTTGGTCGTGCTTGACGAGCCGAACTCAAACCTGGACGAGGAGGGCGATCAGGCCCTGGCGGCTGCCATCATGAGCATTCGCAATCGCGGCGGCGTCGCCATCGTCATAGCGCATCGGCCCAGTGCGATCGCGGCCTGTGATCAAGTCCTCATATTGATCAACGGTAGGCTCCAGCGAATTGGACCGAAGAACGAGATCCTCCGGGGGCTCGTACGCCCCGCGGCGGAATAG
- the ppsA gene encoding phosphoenolpyruvate synthase, with product MSDRRELVLPLSILRRSDVACVGGKNASLGEMIGQLEEAGINVPGGFATTAAAYWHFIESNNLQSRIAQTIATLDKKLGNLANVGGSIRDLVLEAPLPPDLKEAIHQAYSDMSADGADSVAVRSSATAEDLPEASFAGQLETYLNVKGEQALFEACKKCFASLFTDRAIAYRETHGFDHMSVALSVGVQSMVRSDLASSGVMFSIDTETGFPRSVLITGAWGLGETVVQGMVAPDELQVFKPLLDEPSLVPIIEKSLGAKRRKMIYGANGATVLTDTTEDERGRFVLTDEEALTLARWAVLIERHYGCPMDMEWAKDGQTGELYIVQARPETVQSRREAGELKTYKLKQKGECLVSGLAVGDAIGAGKVCRLDSADQIEQFKTGSVLVTKITDPDWVPIMKRAAAIVTDHGGRTSHAAIVSRELGLPAIVGASGATEKLSEGQDVTVSCAEGDQGHVYEGIAEFDVTEIDIGNIPTTRTKAMLNVANPAAAFRWWRLPADGVGLARMEFIISNHIKVHPMALIRFGDVNDKAARMEIERLTAGYDTKADYFVDKLSRGIARIAAAYYPKPVIVRMSDFKTNEYAELLGGAAFEPHEENPMIGWRGASRYYSPDYRDGFGLECRAIARAREEIGLSNIVMMIPFCRTPEEADSVIEEMEKNGLKRGRAGLQVYVMAEIPSNVVLAEAFAERFDGFSIGSNDLTQLVLGIDRDSDRLSGLFNERHPAVKQTIARLLASSKKTGSHTGICGQAPSDHPEFARFLVEHGIDSISVTPDSFLRVKAQIASAEAALSQRISGP from the coding sequence TCGATAAGAAGCTTGGCAATCTAGCCAATGTCGGCGGGTCAATTCGTGATCTCGTTCTCGAAGCGCCACTCCCGCCGGACCTCAAGGAGGCGATCCACCAAGCCTACAGCGACATGAGCGCGGACGGAGCCGACTCGGTAGCGGTCCGGTCCAGCGCCACCGCCGAAGACTTGCCCGAGGCCAGCTTCGCGGGGCAGCTGGAGACCTATCTCAATGTCAAAGGCGAACAAGCGCTGTTTGAGGCCTGCAAGAAGTGTTTCGCTTCCCTCTTCACTGACCGCGCCATCGCGTACCGAGAAACCCATGGCTTCGATCACATGAGTGTCGCCCTCTCTGTTGGAGTGCAGAGCATGGTGCGCTCCGATCTCGCGTCTTCCGGCGTGATGTTCTCGATTGATACCGAGACGGGCTTTCCCCGTTCCGTTCTCATAACCGGTGCCTGGGGCCTCGGCGAGACGGTGGTGCAAGGCATGGTCGCTCCGGACGAGCTCCAGGTCTTCAAGCCTCTGCTCGACGAACCTTCGCTCGTGCCAATCATCGAGAAGTCGCTCGGCGCCAAGCGCCGCAAGATGATCTATGGAGCTAACGGCGCGACCGTCCTTACCGACACCACCGAGGACGAGCGCGGCAGGTTCGTGCTTACGGATGAAGAAGCGCTGACGCTCGCCCGCTGGGCCGTGCTGATCGAACGGCACTACGGCTGCCCCATGGATATGGAGTGGGCCAAGGACGGCCAGACGGGCGAACTCTACATCGTGCAAGCTCGGCCTGAGACCGTGCAGTCCCGCCGCGAAGCCGGGGAGCTCAAGACCTACAAGCTGAAACAAAAGGGAGAGTGTCTGGTTTCCGGACTGGCTGTTGGCGATGCGATCGGCGCCGGTAAGGTTTGCCGACTCGACAGCGCCGATCAGATCGAGCAATTCAAGACAGGCTCGGTGTTGGTGACGAAGATCACCGATCCCGACTGGGTCCCGATCATGAAACGTGCCGCGGCGATCGTGACCGATCATGGCGGAAGAACCAGCCATGCCGCCATTGTCAGCCGCGAGCTCGGCCTTCCAGCGATCGTCGGCGCAAGCGGCGCAACCGAGAAGCTGTCCGAAGGCCAAGACGTCACTGTATCCTGCGCAGAGGGTGACCAGGGTCACGTCTATGAGGGCATCGCCGAGTTCGACGTGACCGAGATCGATATCGGAAATATCCCTACGACGCGGACCAAGGCGATGCTCAATGTCGCTAACCCCGCAGCAGCGTTTCGCTGGTGGCGCTTGCCTGCCGATGGAGTCGGTCTCGCGCGGATGGAGTTTATTATCTCGAACCACATCAAGGTTCATCCCATGGCCTTGATCCGCTTCGGTGATGTCAACGACAAAGCGGCACGGATGGAGATCGAGCGCCTGACGGCCGGCTACGACACCAAGGCGGATTACTTCGTCGACAAGCTTTCGCGGGGAATCGCCCGTATCGCCGCGGCCTATTATCCCAAGCCGGTCATCGTCCGTATGAGCGACTTCAAGACCAACGAATATGCCGAGCTCCTCGGCGGCGCCGCGTTTGAACCGCATGAGGAGAACCCGATGATCGGCTGGCGTGGCGCGAGTCGCTACTACAGCCCCGATTATCGCGACGGCTTCGGGCTCGAATGCCGGGCCATCGCGCGTGCCCGCGAAGAGATCGGCCTCTCCAACATCGTCATGATGATCCCGTTCTGCCGTACGCCCGAGGAGGCCGATAGCGTCATCGAGGAGATGGAGAAGAACGGGCTCAAGCGTGGGCGGGCCGGGCTTCAGGTCTACGTGATGGCGGAGATTCCGTCGAACGTCGTCCTGGCCGAAGCGTTCGCCGAGCGCTTTGACGGCTTTTCGATCGGCTCCAACGACCTCACGCAACTCGTGCTCGGCATCGACCGGGACAGCGACCGCTTGAGCGGGCTGTTCAATGAGCGCCATCCGGCGGTCAAACAAACCATCGCCCGGCTCTTGGCGTCGTCAAAGAAGACCGGCAGCCACACCGGGATCTGCGGTCAAGCCCCGAGCGACCACCCTGAATTCGCGCGATTTCTCGTCGAGCACGGCATCGACTCGATCTCCGTAACTCCCGACAGCTTCTTGCGCGTTAAGGCGCAGATCGCGTCTGCGGAAGCGGCTCTATCGCAAAGAATTTCTGGGCCGTAA
- a CDS encoding helix-turn-helix transcriptional regulator encodes MEVLKGDRSLEHLIELLTDPATELRGRNRVIIEREGKPPIVLTALGLTQSECENGHGSRFLLSFAPIGVLPRPDQSLLSKLFGLTAAEARLASMLATGMSTDQAAAELDIARETVRSHLKPIFAKTGTHRQSQLVALLANL; translated from the coding sequence GTGGAAGTCTTGAAGGGTGACCGGTCGCTTGAGCATCTGATCGAACTGCTGACCGATCCGGCCACGGAGCTGCGCGGGCGCAACAGAGTCATTATTGAACGTGAGGGCAAGCCGCCGATCGTGTTGACGGCGCTGGGGCTGACGCAAAGTGAGTGCGAGAATGGCCACGGTTCGCGATTCTTGCTCAGCTTCGCGCCAATTGGAGTGCTGCCTCGCCCCGATCAATCCCTGCTGTCGAAACTCTTTGGCCTGACGGCTGCCGAAGCGCGGCTAGCCTCGATGCTCGCCACGGGCATGAGCACGGACCAAGCAGCCGCTGAACTCGATATCGCGCGGGAGACAGTTCGAAGCCACCTGAAACCGATCTTTGCGAAAACCGGTACGCATCGGCAAAGCCAGCTCGTCGCTTTGCTTGCCAATCTTTAG
- a CDS encoding HlyD family type I secretion periplasmic adaptor subunit, with protein MFGNRSLQSSLRRHVLIGLIVAALLVFGVGVWAATTVISGAIIAPGKVVVESSVKRVQHPTGGVVGELLVHEGDRVKQGNVLLRLDATQTRANLGIVAKSIDELEAREARLEAEKIGADDIEFPSDLMSRQDDPVVAKLVRGERKLFELRRNARDGQKAQLRERVAQLREEIRGLGEQVDAKSKEIALLKKELAGVRDLWRKNLVQITRLTALERDEARLEGERGQLTASIAQAKGKIAEVELQIIQVDELVRSEVAEEISDGRAKLSELAERKVAAEDQLKRIDIRAPQDGIVHQLEMHTIGGVVAPGEPIMLIVPEADKLTVEAQVSPKDIDQVRQGQTAMLRFSAFDQGTTPAIPGEVERIGADLSEDEKSGMQYYVVRVAIDEERFRQLGGMLLVPGMPVEAFIETEPHTVISYLIKPLKDQLARAFRET; from the coding sequence ATGTTTGGAAATCGCAGCCTGCAGTCGTCTCTCCGGCGCCATGTGCTGATCGGGCTCATCGTGGCAGCGCTTCTTGTTTTTGGAGTTGGCGTGTGGGCTGCGACGACAGTGATCTCAGGCGCAATCATTGCCCCGGGGAAGGTTGTGGTCGAATCCAGCGTCAAACGTGTGCAACACCCGACCGGGGGCGTCGTCGGCGAACTTCTCGTGCACGAAGGAGACCGCGTAAAACAGGGCAATGTGTTGTTGCGCCTGGATGCAACGCAGACCCGAGCGAATCTGGGCATCGTCGCCAAGTCCATTGACGAGTTGGAAGCGCGAGAAGCGCGGCTTGAGGCAGAGAAGATTGGTGCCGACGATATTGAATTTCCTTCCGACCTGATGTCGCGGCAGGACGATCCGGTCGTGGCCAAGTTGGTCAGGGGTGAAAGGAAGTTGTTCGAGTTACGCAGGAATGCGCGCGATGGCCAAAAGGCGCAGCTTCGCGAACGCGTTGCGCAACTGAGAGAGGAGATAAGGGGGCTTGGCGAGCAGGTCGACGCCAAATCGAAAGAAATCGCACTACTGAAGAAGGAGCTCGCGGGCGTACGTGACTTGTGGCGCAAAAACCTGGTTCAGATCACGCGGCTGACGGCGCTGGAGCGGGACGAGGCGCGGCTCGAGGGCGAAAGGGGGCAACTGACTGCGTCAATTGCTCAAGCCAAGGGAAAAATTGCAGAGGTCGAGCTTCAGATTATCCAGGTCGATGAGCTCGTGAGGAGCGAAGTCGCTGAAGAGATCTCCGACGGGCGCGCAAAACTCTCGGAACTCGCCGAGCGCAAAGTGGCTGCGGAAGATCAACTGAAGCGTATTGATATCAGAGCGCCGCAAGACGGTATTGTGCACCAGCTTGAGATGCACACTATCGGCGGCGTTGTCGCGCCCGGTGAGCCGATCATGCTCATTGTGCCCGAAGCGGACAAGCTGACAGTGGAAGCTCAAGTCTCGCCGAAGGACATCGATCAGGTGCGGCAAGGTCAGACAGCGATGCTTCGGTTCTCAGCGTTCGATCAAGGTACGACCCCGGCCATTCCTGGAGAGGTCGAGCGCATCGGTGCCGACCTGTCGGAAGATGAGAAAAGCGGGATGCAGTACTACGTCGTACGTGTCGCAATCGACGAAGAGCGATTTCGACAACTGGGTGGGATGCTTCTCGTGCCGGGCATGCCGGTTGAAGCCTTTATTGAGACCGAGCCGCACACCGTTATCTCGTACTTGATCAAGCCGCTGAAGGACCAGTTGGCGCGCGCATTTCGTGAAACCTAG
- a CDS encoding TIGR03032 family protein — protein MARRADVDNSVGQGLAYTGAGGEHTVQAKKFELTTSRQFESWLAEHRINIAFTTYQVGRLFFVGLSPKGNLSVFNRTLERCMGLAYADGALWVASLCQILKFVDVAAERALEAGYDSLFVPQVSYYTGDIDAHDLAVGPDGRPIFANTLFSCLSTVSEDHSFRAVWTPPFIDRLAAEDRCHLNGVACEDGNPRYATAVAATNVADGWRDHRGDGGIVLDCQSSEIIARGGSMPHSPRLHNGKLYVLDSGSGYFGQLEPDDGHFEAIAFCPGFLRGLDFIGNFAVVGLSKPRGNKTFSGLPLDENLTKHAVDARCGLYVVDLTSGDIVHWIVLEGLVGELFDVAILPDRTNTAAIGFKSDEIRRVISIGD, from the coding sequence ATGGCGCGTCGTGCAGACGTAGATAACTCTGTGGGGCAGGGGTTGGCGTACACAGGCGCTGGCGGTGAGCACACCGTTCAGGCCAAGAAATTTGAGCTAACCACGTCGAGACAGTTTGAGTCTTGGTTGGCTGAGCATCGAATCAACATTGCCTTCACGACATACCAAGTTGGGCGGTTGTTCTTCGTCGGGCTGAGTCCTAAGGGGAATCTCTCCGTATTCAATCGCACACTTGAGCGCTGTATGGGGTTAGCCTATGCCGACGGCGCTCTGTGGGTTGCATCGCTCTGCCAAATTTTGAAGTTCGTCGACGTTGCCGCGGAGCGCGCGCTCGAGGCGGGCTACGATTCATTGTTTGTGCCGCAAGTGAGTTACTACACCGGCGATATTGACGCTCACGATCTAGCGGTTGGGCCGGACGGCCGGCCCATTTTCGCGAATACCCTTTTCAGCTGCCTTTCCACTGTGAGCGAGGACCATAGCTTCCGGGCGGTATGGACCCCTCCGTTCATCGATCGGTTGGCCGCCGAGGACAGGTGCCACTTGAACGGCGTTGCCTGTGAAGACGGTAACCCGCGATACGCCACGGCCGTCGCCGCGACAAATGTCGCTGATGGATGGCGTGACCATCGCGGAGATGGCGGCATCGTTCTGGATTGCCAGTCCAGTGAGATAATCGCTCGCGGGGGCTCCATGCCGCACTCGCCGCGGCTCCATAACGGGAAGCTCTATGTGCTGGATTCTGGAAGCGGATATTTCGGGCAGCTTGAGCCAGACGATGGACATTTCGAGGCGATCGCCTTCTGTCCGGGCTTCTTGCGTGGTTTGGACTTCATCGGAAACTTTGCCGTTGTCGGGCTATCCAAGCCTAGGGGGAACAAGACATTCAGCGGCCTGCCGTTGGATGAGAACCTGACCAAACACGCTGTCGATGCCCGGTGCGGACTTTACGTCGTCGATCTGACAAGCGGCGACATCGTGCATTGGATCGTCTTGGAAGGATTGGTGGGCGAGCTATTCGACGTCGCGATCTTGCCGGACCGTACGAACACCGCGGCTATTGGGTTCAAATCGGATGAAATCAGGCGGGTTATTTCCATTGGTGACTAG